ACAGTCGCGAATGTATAGACTTCATTAAAATACATTTTGGTACCTATAAATCCTTCGAGTCCACCGTCCGTTAACAAGTATAATGGTACCCCCACAGAATAAGCGAAAAATGACCATCCCACTATTTTATCCCATGTTATTCCTTTTTGTGTAACGATAACATTTGAAAGCCCAAGAATTATGTACATGATATAAACCGTGAGCAAATCAGTCTTTAAATACAGTTTATTTTGTATGCCAATAATGGAGAGCACTATGACTAAGAGCATGACTATTAGATATATACTCTTTACTTGTGATTTATAAGCCACTAGCTCAGGATACCGAAAAGATGAACTTGTTTTGGCAAGCACGGAAAGTTTCATCATATTTTCACCAATCCATCTATAATTATTACAATTTGTATCCATTAACGTTATAATTTTAATTTTTTCAACCGCCTATTTATCGAAGAAATGAATTTATGTTTGTGGAGTTTTAACTAGAAGTTCCTTGATAGCACTAACTTCCTCTTGATCAAATTTCACTTTTAATATTTTCCTGTGAACAAAAATAATTGAGAACACAACAAGTGGTATTGCAACTAATCTTGATAAACCAGTTGAAATGTCACCATAATAAGGAACAAGTATAAATATTAGAGAGAAAATAGATATAGAAGTTGATAAAGAAAGTACCGTGTTAATTTTAATAAATCCTGTTCCATTTAAGCAGTAGTTTGGAATTACACCAAAAGCCCCTATCGCTACAGCAATAACAAGTACACGGAATAGGGTCATATGCTGACTGGCAAATTCCGAATTAATCCAAAGAGTTAAAATGGGGTTTGCAAAGACGAAGGCGATAGAAGATGAACTTATAATAAAAATTGATTTATATAGAAAAGCCTTCAAGTAAAGTCCCCTTATTTCTGTAATTTTTCTGCTCTCGTATAATGAACTGAATTTAGCGAATAGAAATGCACCTGCTGCTGCTGGAACTTCATGTATTTTAATAACAAGTTGCATACAAACTGCATAATACCCTAAAGCGTTCGGTCCAAGTAAAAAACCAATGATAAGTTTATCGGCTTGATTATTTAAAGCACTGATTATCATTTGAAGCCATGAGTAAATCCCATAATTAAAGATCTTTAAAAAAACTAATTTGTTTAAAAGAAGCCTAAAGGATATGCTGGAGTTAACTTTTTTTGCTATAAAGGCATTGGTAAGCAGAAGTAATACTGTTGAAATGAACAAAAATATGACCAGCAATTTAATATCTTTATACATAAAAGCGAGTACTGTAAAAAGTATAGATGTAATTAAATTGTAGGCAATATTCACTTTACTGTTGATATCATATCTTTCCTTTGCCATGTAGGATCCGGAAATAACGCTATTGATGATTCTTAGCCCCACAACACCGCCCACTAAATGAATAACAGGCAAAATAGAATCCATGCCAGAAATCCCAAAAAGTAATGGAAATAAGGAAGTGTCGAATACTAGTGTTATGACATTGAACACAATTGCTAAAATAATTGAAAGTGTGAATGAAACAGAAAACAATTGATTGAACATGGTATTATTTTGTGACGATTCGTATTCCGATCCAATTTTGATGAATGCATTACCCAAACCGAAGTTCGATATGCCCAGTACATTAATAAGCGAATTAATTAAAACCCATATCCCGTAATTGGCACTTCCTAAATTTTTCAAAAGCATGGGTGTTGATATGATTATTACGACAGGTGTTATGAAATAGGACGAAACACTAAATAGCACATTATTAAAGTCCCTATTTTTTTTTAATGATGATAATCTATTTATTAGTCTCATAATTGCGTGCTCCGCTCCAAAATATATGCCCTTATAACTTAATATATCTAAATAGATCAGGACTGTTATGCTACATGTATGTTCCACGAATTATGAGTTAAACTGGTATTATTGCCTCTATATTCTTCATCTGTAACTTAACTCTTTTCAAATCCTCATCCACCATCATTTGAATCAACTCTTTAAACCCAACTTCGAGTTCCCAACCCAATTTCTCTTTCGCCTTTGAACAATCCCCCAGCAAGAGATCCACTTCTGCAGGGCGTACAAATTCGGGATCAATAACTACATACTCTCTGTAGTCCAACCCTACATAAGAGAATGCAACTTCAAGAAGTTCTTTAACCGTGTGCATTTCTCCGGTAGAAATCACGTAATCATCCGGTTCTTCCTGCTGCAGCATTAGCCACATTGCTTTTACATAATCCCCGGCAAATCCCCAGTCCCGAAGAGAATCCAGATTACCCATACGGAGCTCATTTTGAAGGCCGAGTTTGATTCTAGCTACACCATCCGTAACCTTTCTTGTAACAAATTCTAGTCCGCGCCGTGGAGATTCGTGATTGAATAGAATGCCAGAGCAAGCAAACATATTGAAACTCTCGCGGTAGTTTACAGTAATCCAATGACCGTATAGTTTAGCTACACCATAAGGACTGCGCGGATAGAAAGGGGTCGTTTCTTTCTGCGGTGTTTCGACTACTTTTCCAAACATTTCAGAACTTGATGCTTGATAAAATCTTGCTTCTGGCTTCATAATTCGAACAGCTTCCAACATATTCGTAACTGCGATTGCTGTAAACTGTCCAGTCGCCAAAGGCTGCGGCCAAGATGCTGCTACAAATGATTGGGCAGCCAGGTTATACACTTCATCCGGATTTGAAATTCTCACGGCTTCAATTAGAGATGCCAAATCTATCAGATCTCCAGAGATCCATTTTATTTTATCTTTGATATGCTGCACATTCTCATAATTTGGGGTGCTCGTACGTCTCCGCAAACCATATACTTCATAACCCTTTTCCAGCAAAAACTCAGCCAAATAAGAACCATCTTGCCCTGTAACTCCAGTGATTAACGCTTTCCTCATATTTGTTTCCTCCACGATCTCTATTATTGTTTGATCAAATATTCCTTCTGAAATGCTTGATACACAGACCGCAAGCCATTTTCCAATGAAATCTTGGCTTCCCATCCAAGAAGACTTATCTTCGTTACATCTACCAGTTTTCTCGGAGTCCCGTCAGGTATTGAACTATTAAACACGATCTCGCCCTCATAGCCGACAATAGTCTGAATAAGTTCTGCCAACTCTTTAATGGAGATATCACTACCAACACCTACGTTAATAATTTCACTTTCGTTATAATGATCCATCAGAAACAAACAAGCCTCTGCCAGATCATCTGAATGGAGGAATTCACGCCTTGGATTTCCCGTCCCCCATACCTCTACTGCAGGAATATTATTTTCTTTAGCATCATGAAATTTTCGTATCAATGCGGGCAAAACATGAGAAGTTTTCAAGTCGAAGTTGTCATGAGGACCATACATATTAGTTGGCATAACAGATATGTACTTTGTTCCGTATTGACGGTTGTAGGACTGGCACATGTTAATGCCTGCGATCTTAGCAATTGCATAGGGCTGATTCGTTGGTTCTAACTCGCCGGTGAGTAAATATTCCTCTTTAAGAGGCTGTGGAGCAAATTTAGGATATATACATGTAGAACCCAGGAACAATAGTTTCTTGATATTAAATTGATAGGCTGCATCAATAACGTTCGTTTGAATAAATAAATTATCTCTTATAAAATCAGCGGGATAATCATTATTGGCTGCGATTCCACCCACTTTAGCCGCAGCTAAGAACATATACTCAATCTTCTCTTGCTGGAACAGGTTATACACCTCTTCTCTGTTCCTTAAATCCAGCTCTGAACTCGTACGTAACACCAGATTATGATACCCTTTGCTCTGTAATGCCCTCAATATCGCGGAACCAACCAAACCTTTATGTCCAGCAACATAAATCTTCGAGTTCAATTCCATATTATGATCAGCTCCTACCTCTTATTAAAAAGCATCTTTTGATCCAAACATGACTTTTACTGTATGTAAAATAATTTTTAAGTCTGTAATTATCCCTCTTTGCTCGATATACCGCAAATCCAGTTCCACCATCTCATTGAAACTCAATTCATTTCTTCCACTCACCTGCCATAAGCCAGTACATCCAGGGGTAACCTTCAATCGCAGCTTGTCATATTTGCTATATTGATTAACTTCTCTGGGCAATGCCGGCCTTGGTCCTACAAGTGACATCTCTCCACGGATTACATTCCATAGCTGCGGCAACTCATCTATACTGGTCTTGCGAATAAACTTTCCAATACTTGTGATACGAGGATCTTCTTTTATCTTAAACATAGCGCCGCTAATCTCATTCTGATCAAGCAACTTCTCAAGCAGCTCTTCTGCATTAGAAACCATAGAGCGGAACTTATACATCCGGAATGGCTTCTCGTTCTTCCCAATGCGTGTCTGATAAAAAAAAATGGATCCTTGCGGATCCTCCAACTTAATTAATATAGATACGATTAGAAAAAGTGGCAGTAGTAGAACAAGCCCAATGAGCGCGAAAATGAAGTCCATAACCCGTTTGACCATAAGATACAGGACTTTGGGTTTTAGCTCTTCTAAAGCATAATTTGTATATTTCGAAGTTCCTTCAAAAACAACTTCTGCTTCGTTCCGTTGCGGAGTGGGATACATCTACGATTCACCTCATTAGCGATTTATTTTGCCTAGATGCTCTCGTTCGAGAATTGTTTCCATCCCTTGCAGCAGCGGTTTACGCAGATCTTCATTTTGAAGAGCAAAATCAAGTGTAGTCATAATGAATCCAAGCTTCTCGCCTACATCATAACGGATTCCCTCGAAATCGTATGCGTACACACCTTGGCTCTTATTCAGCTTTTGTATAGCATCTGTCAGCTGAATTTCCCCACCAGCACCTTCCTCCTGATGTTCCAGAAAACTGAATATTTCTGGAGTCAATATATATCTTCCCATAATTGCCAATTTTGATGGAGCTTTGCCCGTGAGGGGTTTCTCTACAAAATAATCCACTTCATATAAACGGTCGATTCTTTCCAGCGGAGCTACTATGCCATATCGATGCGTTTGGTCATAGGGCACGGTTTGAACACCGATCACTGATTTCTGTAATTGCTCAAACTGCTCTGCCAGCTGCCGGATGCAAGGTGTCTGAGATTGTACGATATCATCTCCAAGGAGCACAGCGAACGGTTCATCTCCGATAAAGTTGCGGGCACACCATACGGCATGGCCAAGTCCTTTGGCTTCCTTCTGGCGTATGTAATGAATATCTACATTAGAGGAGCTACGCACTTCGTCAAGCAAATCAAACTTCCCTTTGCTGAACAAATTATTTTCCAGCTCGAACGCATGGTCAAAGTGATCTTCAATGGAGCGTTTGCCTTTACCGGTCACAATGATAATGTCCTCAATCCCTGATGCCACCGCTTCTTCCACAATGTATTGAATGGTGGGCTTATCTACAATTGGGAGCATTTCTTTCGGCATCGCTTTCGTTGCAGGTAAGAAACGCGTCCCAAGACCCGCTGCAGGAATAATTGCTTTTTTCACTTTCCTCATCATCTTTCATTCACTACCCATCTCTATTTATTCTTGATACACATGCCAATATGATTCTCTTAGTAGTAGAAAATCCTAGCTATGTACTCTTCCATCTGAAAAGAACATAGCTAAATTTTCTAATAAGGGCATTAAACCCATCCTCACATCACACCCTCGACAATGATGTCTAAGGTCATTAAGACCCACAGCGTAACCGAGTGTCTACAGTGATAGAGGTGCAGTAGACATTACCTTTACTTCCGCTGGCTATCCAGCCTTTTAATTCGTAATAATCCACCTAGCAACCCTGAGGGTAATCTCACCTGACCCGATTAAGTACAATACCCAGCATTCGAGCATTCGCATGATCCAATTGTTCTTTTGCTTTCTTTAGATGATCCTTCTTCACCTTGCCTGCAGCAACCACCATGACAACGCCATCGCACAAAGCGCTGACTATGACGCTGTCCGATACGGCAAGCACTGATGGCGTGTCCATGAGAATAACGTCATATTGTTGTTTCAGCTGCTCCAGTAGTTCCCGCATCGCCGTTGAATCCATAAGCTCCGACGGATTCGCGGGTACCGGTCCAGAAGGGAGTAGCGATAGATGGCTGACGGTCGTTTCCTGGATCGCGTCTTGCACACTCGTATGTCCTGTTAACAACGTGCTTAAGCCTTGATGGTTCAACTGGGAGAAAATACGATGCAGGGAAGGCTTACGCATATCCGCATCAATAAGAAGTACCTTCTTGCCTTCCTGTGCATAGGTAACAGCCAAGTTGCTGGTCGTTGTGGTTTTGCCCTCTCCTGCCTGGGAGGATGTAACCATAACGATCCTCAATTCCTCATCTTTAGAAGAGAATTGAATTTTTGTTCGAAGCAGCCGATACACTTCCGATATAGGCGATTTAGGATTCATGAATACCATTAGGCTGCTATCATTGGTTGATCGTCGCATACTGGCCCTCACTTGCTTTTGTTTTTTGTTTTGCTTTCATTCTCGCGGATCTCTTCAGGTCACCTTTGGTGATCTTTCCTACAACAGCAAGCACCGGAACGTCCAAAATTTCAGTGATTTCAACTTCTGTCTGGAGCGTATCATCCAGATAATCGAGCAGAAATACAAGTCCGATCGCTAACATAAGTGAAACAACAAAGCTGATTAACATGTTCATAATCGGATTGAAATTGATTGGCGCAGGGGATACTGCCGTATCTGCCTCACTTAAGATGGTGATGTTATCCACCTTCATAATCTGAGGAATTTGATCTTTGAATACCGTCGAGACAGCATTTACGATCTCGGCGGCTTTGGCGTAGGATGTATCCTGGTAGACCAAGTTCATAACTTGTGAATTGTTCGCCGATGTGACGGATATCTTTGCGGATATTTGCCCGGCACTTTCCCCCAAGTTAGGGAATTTCTCGACAACCTTATTCATAATAGCGGACGATTTGATAATCTCCTTATAGGAATTAATAAGGAAGATGCTCGTTTGTATCGTGCTCGCATTGAGGGTTGCTGCGCCATCACTTGAAGACTGATTAACTATAAGTTTGGCATTTGCTGCATAAATCGGTGTTGTAAAGTAGTAGCTTTTGATTCCTGTCGCTGCCATAGCAAGGATTATAATTGCCATGATTAACCACCATTTCTTCTGAAGAATTCTAAAGTACTGTTTGAGTTCCATACGCTTACAACCCCCCATTTAATTACTGGAATAGTAAAATGTATATATGTGAATTTTATTTCGAATGTTCCGGATGCTATTTCTACATTCACGCTCTCTGATACAATTTGTATAATTTATATCCCATAACTTACGATACAATTTGTATCATGTCAAGGCTATATTTTATGGAATACTCCAATAATCGTAGCGTTTCGTATCTAATTTTATTTTAATATTCAATTGATAGCGCTTTCTTATCTCGTATTTATTTTTATTTTAAAAACAATACTAAAACTGTTATAATACACTAACTCCAATCGATACAATTCGTATCTTATTTTTCGAGTTCCGGTATCTATGAAAACGGCATATATATTGAAGCGCTTTCACGAAAAGGAGATAACCAATGCGTATTATTCTTACTTTCATGTGGGCTTTCGCCCTGTTCATCTTCACTTGCTCGGTTAACTTCCATCTTCTGATCAAATATCATATTGTTGATTTCCGCTTCAATCCGAATCCCGATTGGTCGGAGCTGTTAAAGCTTGATTTTCAATGGTCGAGTAACGATTGGATTTTGCGAAAAATAGGACATTTCATTGGTTTCTTCATTCTCGCTCTGCTTGCATCAGACTTCGGTAAATACAAGTCAGCCTTTTACTTGTCTGTCATCTACGCTGCATTAACTGAAATTCTCCAGTTATTCTTCTTCCGGGGCGGTCGGATCTATGATGTGGTCAACGATTCCTTCGGCATTCTCCTTGCTTATCTATTCTGTATGATCTTGTTCCTCAAAAAATCAGGGCGTACAAGAAACATAAACAATGTACATTAAAACTTTTTATTCGAAATGGGTATGATACAGCAAAAAAAGTATTGATACAAATTGTATACTTGTTATATAATGACTGTGATACGGATTGTATCAATATATATTTCAGCAGGATTAGTCGTAACGGAGGAAAATCGAATGAGTGCAATTGCTGGTATTTATCGTTTTAATGGAGAACCGGTTCAAATGAAGCATGGCGGACTTGTAATGGAAGCATTGAGGAAATATCCAGCTAATCAAAGCGGGGCGTGGCATAAGGATCACATCATGCTGGGTTGTCATGCGCAATGGATTACGGAACAGTCCACTCACGAATCATTACCTTCCTACGATCCGAATCGGGGGCTGGCCATAACGGCAGATGCCATTATTGACAACAGAGACGAATTAATGGATCAATTGCAAGTCCCCTATAACCTTAGGCCAAACATGACAGACAGTGAGGTTTTATTGCTGGCATATGAAAAATGGTCAGAACGAATGCCGGAACGACTGGTCGGAGATTTTGCCTTCGTTATCTGGGATGAGAGAAAGCAGCTCCTTTTTGGAGCAAGGGATTTCTCAGGCGCGCGAACGCTCTATTATCATCATGACGAACAGCAACTTTCCTTCTGCACGATGATTAACCCCTTATTATCTTTACCTTATGTACATAAAGAGCTTAACGAACCATGGCTGGCAGAGTTTCTGGCGATTAGCGGTGTTTTCGAACCGCCGGATGTTTCAACCACAATTTATAAAAATATTCATCAGCTGCCGCCATCACATACGATCACGCTCAACAACAATAGGGTTTCGATTTCCAGATACAACAGCCTTTCGGATGTAATTCCTTTAAACCTTGCATCATCGCAAGAGTATGAGGAGGCATTCAGGGAGGTGTTCAATAAAGCCGTTACGGCCAGGCTCCGACGTACTCACCGAAATGTCGGTGCTCATCTTAGCGGAGGATTGGATTCAGGCGCTGTCGTCAGCTTCGCTGCCAAAGCCCTGCAGAAGAATAACCGTCCCCTTCATACATTCAGTTACATACCAGAGGATGGATTCGTGGATTGGACACCAAAGCACAGGTTTGCAGACGAAAGACCACTTATTAAGCAAACAGTGAATTTTGTGGGGAACATTAACGACAATTATTTGAATTTCCAAGGAAAAAGCCCCTTCTCGGAAATCGATGATTGGCTTGACATCATGGAGTCTCCCTACAAGTTCTTCGATAATTCATTCTGGTTAAGAGGTATCTATGAGCAAGCTGAGCAGCGAGGGATAGGCATTATGCTCACCGGAGCCAGAGGAAATTACAGCATCTCTTGGGGCCCCGCAATCGAGTATTACACTAAGCTCATGAAAAGGTTCAACTGGCTTAAATTATCCCGAGAAATCAAACAATATAGCAAAAATGTCGGAGTAGGACGCAAGCGAATCTACTCCATTATCAGCCGTAAAGCATTTCCCGCACTCGAACGATTAAAACCTCCTAGTTCAACATATGAATTTCCGCAATTGATTAATTCAGACTTCGCCAAACGGACCGGTATCTATGACAAACTCAGAGACCGCAAATTTATCGGAATCGGCTCAACAGACGATCTGCCGGCAGATCCACTAGAAGCAAGAAGGCAGCATTACGACCGTGTAAACATGTGGAGCACAACCGGAACAAGCGGATGCAAACTTTCTCTTCGTTATTCGGTATGGAGCCACGATCCTACCAATGATCTGCGGGTTATACGTTTCTGCCTATCGACTCCGATAGAACAATTCGTTCAGAATGGCATGGATCGAGCATTAGTTCGTCGGTCCACAGAAGGTTGGCTACCTAATCCTATCCGGCTCAATCAACGAACGAGAGGGATACAAGCTGCGGATTCCATCCATAGGATGTTAAGCGACTGGTCTGTTTTCATCGAAGAGTTGGATCAATTGAACCGCGATTCTCGAATGCAGCAGGTCATCAACATGCCTGTTATCCAAGATGCACTAGCAGAAGCCCGTCATGGCATTAACCCAAATCAAGCCTACAATCCGTCCATCAAGTTGTTAATGCGCAGCTTAATTTTGTACCGATTTCTCGAAAAAAACTTTTGAAAGGAGGTGAAATCAATGAAAAAGGAATGGAACACACCTGCTTTGGAAGTTCTTGATATTAAGATGACTATGGCTGGTCCTGGTGGTGCAATTCCAGATGGAGTCCAACCAGATCCTGATGAAACGATACACTACAGCTAAACATAAGCCATCATCACTAGAAGCGCAGCCCCTATACGCCTTATTGGGTATAAGGGCTTTACTCTTTTTATTTGTAATTTGAGCAAATGGAGTGAGGACCGTGTTTCAAACTCTTAACAAAACCATATATAAAGCCTTCGGGCATTCTATACAAAGTGACATCCCCCTGCCTGAACTGCAGCAGATAGATGATCCCAATGAATCCGTGGATATTGTTATACGCTATGCCGATTTAACCGCAAAATGGTTGGAGCATTCTGACTCGTCGAGGACATCCGTATGTACAGAGACTATGGTCATGTTCAGGGTTCCTGATCTGGCTATTTTCGCCGTAGAAAACGGGACCATCATTTACATTTCGCCCGAAAATGGTGCTGATGAAGATAAAATGCGATTATATATTCTTGGAACATGCATGGGTGCTATTTTACTCCAGAGAAAAATACTTCCTTTGCACGGCAGTGCCGTCGTCATTGACCATAAAGCTTACGCATTCGTCGGTCATTCCGGACACGGTAAATCTACACTTGCTTCAGCCTTTTTGCAGCAAGGATACCAGCTAGTAACCGATGATGTCATCGCCATTACGCTGGATCACCGGAATATTCCTTATGTAACGCCGGCTTACCCACAGCAGAAACTTTGGCAGGAAAGCTTGGATGTCTTTGGCATGAGTTCGAATCAATTCCGTCCATTATTCGAGCGCGAAACCAAATACGCCGTTCCTGTGGAATCTTATTTTTCTTCCGACACCCTTCCGCTGGCCGGTATATTTGAGCTGATCAAGACAGACTGCAATCAGGTCCAGATTCGGGCGGTTGATAAGTTAGAACGGTTACCGCTTCTATACCGACATACATATCGCAAATCCTTACTTTCAGACTGCGGGTTAACCAAATGGCATTTTGACATGACAGCTCGCATGTCTGGCAGTATCGACATATACCAGCTTCAGCGACCATTAAACGAGCCTACAGTGCATCAGCTAACGGATATGGTTTTACATGCTATTGGAAAGTAAAAAGACGGAAAGGCGACCTTTATGGGTCGTTATTTCTTTTTGTAGCGAGTCTAATTCGGGTCAACATAGTTTTCTAATCATTGAAAAATAAGGCTTACAAAAACAAAACCCCGCTCATCTGAGCGGGGTTTATGTATCGAGGCGAACCGTGGAGAGATAAATCCACAATTCACCGCCGCATGTTGATTCAGTCGTTTGCCGAGGCCGTTTGATAGTTTAATAACCTCATTTACGCGTTTCTACATTAAACTCGTTTAAACTCAATCCAATCGATCTGCAAGCCTGGTTTGACGAAATCCAACTTCATCTCATAAAGACCTGCTTCCAATTCGACTTTTACAAGCTTCTGTCTGATCCATCTGCCGTCTGTACCATTCGTTTGAATGGTCGTCATCGGTTGATCGTTCAGTGTCACGTTGCAAGCGCTTTGCGCCAGTTCGGATTCCGGAGACATGATGCGCACAATGATCCGGTACTCGCCGGACTGATCTACTTTCATAAAAGTCGATCCGGCTACGGAAGGTTTTACCTGTGCGTTTTCGGATAAAGTTTGGACTTGTTCCGGCGAAAGAGAGTGATCGGCTTTAAACGTAGCGACCGCTTCTTCGATCACCTGTTTTCTGGAGAATACCGGCGCTTGCATCAGGAACTTGCAAATATTGATGGCGCTGCGCTGCAGTTCTCCACGAGTCAGGGTTCCATTTTCTAGGGATTCTATGGTATTGTCGTCCCACGCATTGATTTCCGCACCGTAGTTCATGACCACCATATAAAGATCGTTTTGTGCACGGACCATCCAGTTCGTATGTTTTCGATCTGCAGGGCCTCCATGAACCACGTCGTTCATAATGGCCCACCAGTCCGTCATCACGATGCCTTGAAATCCCCACTCCCCACGAAGAATGGTGGTATTCAAATCATAATTGGAAGCCGCCCAGTGTCCATTGATCGGATTATAGGAGGTCATAATTGAATTTGCTCCGCCCTGCTTCACCGCAATTTCAAAGCCTTTCAGATAAATTTCCCGAAGAGCGCGCTCAGAGACAACGGCATCAACTTTGCTGCGATGCTTTTCTTGGTTGTTACAGGCGAAATGCTTCAGCGTGGCATTGGAACCGCCTTTCATAATCCCGCGCGTGCATGCTGCAGCAAACACCCCAGAGATCAGCGGGTCTTCCGAGAAATACTCAAAATTGCGTCCATTAAGCGGGCTGCGCCGAATATTCAAGCCAGGTCCAAGTAAAGCGTCAATGTTGTAGCTTAATAATTCCCGGCCTTCCATGACATAAAGCTCTTCGACCAGTTCCGTGTTCCAGGTAGCCGCAAGCAAGGTTCCAATGGCAACCTGCGTTGCTTTTTGCCCGCTGTCCATCCGAATCCCGGACGGTCCGTCCGCCGTACAAGCAACCGGAATTCCGTAGTCTAACAAGCTGTCGCTTACCCCGCCGAAAGCCGAAGCCGTACCCGGTGTGACAAGCGGACTGCTCATTCCTTCTCCTCTGACGATCACCGCCAGATCCTGATCGCTAAGCTGGGCGATAAAGGCTTCCATGCTGACTTTTCCATCATACACGTCCCTTAATTTGTAGCCCTGATTGCCGGTTTGCTCCAGGGTTTGCGGCAGATTTTTTTCAATCCGTTCCGCCATGGAAATCTTGCGC
Above is a window of Paenibacillus uliginis N3/975 DNA encoding:
- a CDS encoding glycoside hydrolase family 3 C-terminal domain-containing protein translates to MSTQKLGVPLEGFAEFSRRVAAEGAVLLKNEGQVLPIQKNENVSVFGRTQVNYYRSGTGSGGSVHVTHTTNLLGGLRNKKNITINEELAAVYEKWIEQNPFDNGGGGWAAEPWHQKDMPLSDELVSAARNKSDKAIIVIGRTAGEDQDNANEPGSYQLTVEEKAMLKQVTAYFEQTVVALNVSNIIDMSWMYDEGYVHPIPCVIYAWHGGMEGGNAIADVLVGEVTPSGKLTDTIAFSIEDYPSTRNYGNELNNVYQEDIYVGYRFFETFRPDKVQFEFGYGLSYTQFEIVPEEAKLTVKEGEQYVEIGVTVKNIGTTYAGKEVVQVYYEAPQGKLGQPAKVLAAFGKTKELQAGESQHLIVSFPVATMASYDDAGVTGQPSAYVLEAGTYRLYVGTSVKNVEEIGIEGQNGYVVETLQVVEQLQEAMAPTENFTRMKPGARKEDGSYELTFAEVPKRKISMAERIEKNLPQTLEQTGNQGYKLRDVYDGKVSMEAFIAQLSDQDLAVIVRGEGMSSPLVTPGTASAFGGVSDSLLDYGIPVACTADGPSGIRMDSGQKATQVAIGTLLAATWNTELVEELYVMEGRELLSYNIDALLGPGLNIRRSPLNGRNFEYFSEDPLISGVFAAACTRGIMKGGSNATLKHFACNNQEKHRSKVDAVVSERALREIYLKGFEIAVKQGGANSIMTSYNPINGHWAASNYDLNTTILRGEWGFQGIVMTDWWAIMNDVVHGGPADRKHTNWMVRAQNDLYMVVMNYGAEINAWDDNTIESLENGTLTRGELQRSAINICKFLMQAPVFSRKQVIEEAVATFKADHSLSPEQVQTLSENAQVKPSVAGSTFMKVDQSGEYRIIVRIMSPESELAQSACNVTLNDQPMTTIQTNGTDGRWIRQKLVKVELEAGLYEMKLDFVKPGLQIDWIEFKRV
- a CDS encoding asparagine synthase-related protein, giving the protein MSAIAGIYRFNGEPVQMKHGGLVMEALRKYPANQSGAWHKDHIMLGCHAQWITEQSTHESLPSYDPNRGLAITADAIIDNRDELMDQLQVPYNLRPNMTDSEVLLLAYEKWSERMPERLVGDFAFVIWDERKQLLFGARDFSGARTLYYHHDEQQLSFCTMINPLLSLPYVHKELNEPWLAEFLAISGVFEPPDVSTTIYKNIHQLPPSHTITLNNNRVSISRYNSLSDVIPLNLASSQEYEEAFREVFNKAVTARLRRTHRNVGAHLSGGLDSGAVVSFAAKALQKNNRPLHTFSYIPEDGFVDWTPKHRFADERPLIKQTVNFVGNINDNYLNFQGKSPFSEIDDWLDIMESPYKFFDNSFWLRGIYEQAEQRGIGIMLTGARGNYSISWGPAIEYYTKLMKRFNWLKLSREIKQYSKNVGVGRKRIYSIISRKAFPALERLKPPSSTYEFPQLINSDFAKRTGIYDKLRDRKFIGIGSTDDLPADPLEARRQHYDRVNMWSTTGTSGCKLSLRYSVWSHDPTNDLRVIRFCLSTPIEQFVQNGMDRALVRRSTEGWLPNPIRLNQRTRGIQAADSIHRMLSDWSVFIEELDQLNRDSRMQQVINMPVIQDALAEARHGINPNQAYNPSIKLLMRSLILYRFLEKNF
- a CDS encoding paeninodin family lasso peptide — encoded protein: MKKEWNTPALEVLDIKMTMAGPGGAIPDGVQPDPDETIHYS
- a CDS encoding aldolase gives rise to the protein MFQTLNKTIYKAFGHSIQSDIPLPELQQIDDPNESVDIVIRYADLTAKWLEHSDSSRTSVCTETMVMFRVPDLAIFAVENGTIIYISPENGADEDKMRLYILGTCMGAILLQRKILPLHGSAVVIDHKAYAFVGHSGHGKSTLASAFLQQGYQLVTDDVIAITLDHRNIPYVTPAYPQQKLWQESLDVFGMSSNQFRPLFERETKYAVPVESYFSSDTLPLAGIFELIKTDCNQVQIRAVDKLERLPLLYRHTYRKSLLSDCGLTKWHFDMTARMSGSIDIYQLQRPLNEPTVHQLTDMVLHAIGK